Genomic window (Sulfurovum sp. NBC37-1):
TGTCCTGCTGGTCATTGCCGGCAGCCTCATCATGATCTTCTAAATCTGATAAACTTAAAAAAAGAAGAGTAAAATACGCCTCAAGATTCAATTTACAAAGGAAACAACATGGAAAATATCCCTAGTTGCCCAAAATGCGGCAGTGAATATACCTATGAGGATGGCAGCCTCTATATCTGTCCCGAGTGTGCACATGAGTGGAGCAAGGATGAAGCGTCAGAGGAGGAAGCAGGACTCGTCGTAAGAGACGCCAATGGCAACATCCTTGAAGAGGGTGATACGGTCACGGTCATTAAAGACCTCAAGGTCAAAGGAAGCAGCGGCGGGATCAAAGTCGGTACCAAGATCAAGGGTATCCATCTTGTCGAAGGCAGCGACGGTCACAATATCGACTGTAAAGTACCAGGTGTCGGTGCGATAAAACTCAAGCAGGAATTCGTCAAAAAGGCGTAAGTTCCTATCTTCCCTGGATGCTACAGCACACCCTGGTAGACGAGTTTTATAACCCTGTCTATCATCTTCTTCTGTGTCGAGGTATCTCCATCCTCGGCTTCAATGTTCACGTAACCATTTCTGCTTCTGTGAAGTGCGATATAGTTGGACATGGAATGGTCGTCAGCACGGCTGCCTACAAGTTCATATTTGACGTTCAGCCCTTCGGCATTGAGTGCAGCGATCTTTTTTGTATCGAGACTTCTCCCTGCAAGGTAGACCAGACTGTCCTCATCATGCAAGCCTTCTTTTTTTCCGACAGCTATGCTTCCGGCAGGATAGGATTTTGTATGGGTCCCGGCCACTCTCATGGAAACCATTCCCTCTCCGCCGTTGTTCTGATGGCCGTTCCTGTTGCTGTGCAACGCCAGGTAGGGCATGGAGGGGCTTTTGAACGCGTCGATCACTTTAAAGACGGTTCTTGTATAGGAAGATGCAGGTTTGAAGTTTCGGTTGGGGTCTTTGCCTGAAGCATATCTGTTCCCGTTTGCTTCTACCGCCAGGAAACCGCCGCCGAATTTTTTGACGGCATAGACGGCTGCATCGAGTGCGGAATTTTCATTGTCGTGCGGCAGGTACCAGAACGGCCCGGTGGGGTTCTTTATGTTCCGGACCAGGAGCATACGCCATTTTCTGCCATTTTCGTAAAAAGTGATCCTGTCGGCACAGAGACCGTCCATACTCCAGGAGTTCCGTTTGACATCGGCTGCGGCCGAAGCGGAGGAGAGAGGCTCCTGTTTTACCGTTTTGTCAAGCTCTACGGGCAGGGGGCAGTTCAATTTGACACAGCCTGTGGTCGCAAAAAGAATCGCTACATGGATACAGCAGGTAAAAAGCATATGTTTATTCATGCAGTCATTATACTTTCATATACTTTTAGAGGCCTTTCATGACGACATCAAAGAGATGGTCCACCTCATGGTCTTCGAGGAAGAGGGTTTTTTTTGTCCGGAAGAAGTCCATTATTTTGTCTGTAGGCAGTGAAGGACTGTAGATGCAGGCAGGATGTGCCGGTTTCAGTGCCTGTATGAGAGCGATCTCCTCTGCGATAGGCTGTTCGCAGATATAGCAGTTCTTTTCGGGAGAGAGTCTCCCTTCATACTCAAGCAGTTCGATGTAGCTTTCACAGACGATACGTTTGGGATTCTGCTTCTCCCATTTTCTCGCGGCACTCAACAGAAGGTCGTAGTAAAAACTGTCGATCTCTTCCGCCTCTTTGAGATGCGGTTCGAAGAGCCTGATAAAATTGTGCCACATCAGCAGTCTGTTTTTGTCGAAGAGCCAGGGAAAACCGATGTGCGAGAGTGAACGCAGACGTGGTAAGAAGCGGCCGTCTTCCCCCTCGACTTCGAAATCAACAAGGTTTCCAAGCTGCAAAATGGAGTGTCTTGCCCCGAAAAAACGGTAATAGGTCCTGACATTCTGTGCAGTGAGGACCATGGCAATGGAATCCTCATTCTTCACTTTGCGAACACTCAGTATGAAACCTTTGATCTGATACCTCTGTTTTTTTCTTTTATTATAGTAAAAATCAAGTTAATGCAAACCCCTGTGTGAAGGGAGAAAGCTAGCTTTTAATTTAAATCTAACGTATATTTAAGTATAATCATCACCATTTTGAACGCTTATAGTTGCGCTGTGAGCCGTTCTACTACACTATTTTTAAGGTTGACATATGAGAGATTTATTTACCTCCTTCAAGGACAATTGTGGATTCGGACTTCTCTGCTCCATCGACAATACGCCTACCCATCAAAACTTGGAAGATGCCGTTACATCGTTGTCGCGTATGATGCACAGAGGTGCGATTGCAGCAGATGGTAAAACAGGTGATGGTTCGGGACTTCTTCTCTCTCTGCCAAGATCGTTCTTCGAGCATGTGGCTGCCAAAGACGGTATAGATCTGCCTGAGCAGTATGCCGTTGCCATGGTCTTTTCCCGTAACGAATCTGACTTCGATGTGATCGAGAAGATCTGTGCCAACAATGACCTCAAAGTGATCTATACTCGTACTGTACCTGTTGATACCAATGCACTGGGCGAGCAGGCACTTGTTACTCTTCCGGCGATTAAGCAGGTCTTTGTAGTGCCCAGAAGCGTGGTCGCAACAGAACGTTTTGAAGCGTTGATCTATCTTTCACGCAAAGGGATAGAGCATGCGCTCAAAGATGACAGGGACTTTTACATTCCTTCCTTCTCGACCAAGGTGGTTTCGTATAAAGGCCTTGTCATGCCTACGCACATCAAAGAGTTCTACAAAGACCTTGCCGACGAGCATTTCAAAATCTCTTTCTGTCTTTTCCACCAGCGTTTCTCTACCAATACACTGCCCGAGTGGAGACTGGCGCAACCGTTCCGTATGATCGCCCACAATGGTGAGATCAACTCCGTAACTGCCAACCGTTTCAATGTCAAAGCCAAAATGGCGGCAGTGAAGTCTGATGTCTTTACGGATGAAGAGATGGCACGTTTGACAGATGTGATCCAGGACGGTATGAGCGACTCGGCAAGTCTGGACAATTTCATGGAATTCCTCAGGGTCAACGGTGTGGACTTCTTCAAGGCGGCACGTTCTCTCATTCCTGCACCGTGGCACAATGCGCCGTTGATGGATACAGACCTCAAAGGTTTTTACGAATATGCCAGTACCTGTTTCGAACCTTGGGACGGACCGGCGGCAGTCAGTATGACCGACGGACGTTATATCGGCTGTGTACTTGACAGGAATGGACTCAGGCCTGCAAAATATGTTATCACCACAGACAACAGACTTTTGATCTCATCGGAGTATGGTGTACTTCAGCTGCCTGAAGAGATGATCGCCCAGCGCGGCCGACTGCAGTCGGGCGAGATGATGGGTGTTGACCTCAAGTATGGAAAGGTCCTGACTACTACCGATATAGACAACTACCTCAAATCGATGTTCCCGTACAACAAGTGGATGGGCAAGAATATGAGTTATCTTCAGGAACATGTTCCCAATACACATGTGGAAGAGGTATCGACCGACCATACAGTGATGGAAGCCAAGCAGCGTTACTTCAACTATACGCTTGAGCTGATGAGAGAGGTCATCAAACCGATGATGACTGAAGGAAAAGAGACGACAGGTGCCATGGGCGACGATACACCTATCGCTGCCTTCTCTACCCAGCAGAGAAACTTCACCGATTTCTTCAAACAGAAGTTCGCACAGGTGACCAACCCTCCGATTGACCCGATCAGGGAGAAAAGTGTGACCAGTCTGAATACCGGTTTCGGTGAGATCAGAAATGTGCTTTCTGACGATGCGGAACATGCAAAACGTCTCAAGACCGTACTACCCATCATGTCGGCGGAAAAATTCGCGGTTCTCAAAGAGTTCGGTACCGAAGGAAATGAGAAATATGACGTTGCCTATAAAATGGCGAGCTACAGTACGACCTATACGCACGACCTCAAAGAGAGCCTGAACGCATTGGTGGAAAAGATCGTTGCCGATGTCCGCGACAGGGGTATTCGAACAATAGTGCTTGATGACAGGGACCTCTCGGAAGAGACCAAGGTCCTGCCTATGCTGATGGTTGTAGGACGTCTCAATACTGTCCTGCTTGAAGAAAAACTCAGACACCTGAGCAGCATCGTTGCGGTCACTGGTGAAGTGTTCGATCCGCATTCGGCAGCCTGTATGATCGGTTACGGCGTAGCGGCGATCTATCCGTACCTGCTGTACTATACCGTAGAGCAGCTGGCGGATGAAGATACTGATATGACGATCACACTCAAGCGCATCAGACGTGCCATGGGCGGAGGTTTGCTCAAGATCATGTCCAAAATGGGTATCTCGACCGTCTCTTCCTACCGTAACTCCAAGCTCTTCGATACGATCGGTCTTGGTGACGAGATAGTATCGGAGTGTTTTAGCGGTACGCACGGACTGCTTAAAGGACTGGGGTATGAAGATATCGACGCCAGACTCAACAGTAACCATGAACGCGCATTTACGGATGCCTTCAAAGGCAAAAGAAAAGCGCTCTATAAAGGCGGGTACTACAAGTATAAAAAAGGTGAAGAGTTCCATGACTTCTCCAGACCGACCATTGCTGCTATCCAGCAGTGTGCACTGAGCGGAAGCAAAGAGGATTACAAAAAGCTCGAAGAGCTGGTAGACAGAAGGGACAAGAAGTTCATCAGGGACTTCTTTGAGCTTAACTCGCCAAGAGAGCCCATCAGTATTGACGAGGTAGAACCTGCTTCCGAGATCCTCAAGCGTTTCTCTTCTGCGGCAATGTCTATGGGGTCTATCTCTCCCGAAGCACATGAAGTGCTGGCAGAGGCGATGAATACCATCGGTGCGAAGTCCAACTCAGGGGAGGGTGGTGAAGACCCTGCACGTTACGGGACCATCAAGAATTCCAAGATCAAGCAGATCGCTTCAGGACGCTTCGGAGTAACACCGGAGTATCTGCGTTCGGCTGAAGAGCTGCAGATCAAAGTGGCACAGGGTGCAAAACCGGGTGAAGGCGGACAGCTTCCCGGAAGCAAGGTTTCTCCGCTTATTGCATCACTGAGATATACCAAGCCGGGTGTGACGCTGATTTCACCACCGCCTCACCACGATATCTACTCCATCGAGGATCTGGCCCAGCTCATTTTTGACCTCAAGCAGATCAATCCGAAAGCAAGGATCGCGGTCAAGCTCGTATCGACTGCAGGTGTAGGAACGATCGCGGCGGGTGTAGCCAAAGCGTATGCGGACAAGATCATCATCTCCGGCGGGGACGGCGGAACGGGTGCGGCGCCTATCGGTTCCATCCGATTTGCGGGTAATCCGTGGGAGCTTGGACTCTATGAAGCGCACAATTCACTTAAAGCCAACAACCTCAGGGGCAATGTTACTGTCGAAACGGACGGAGGGCTCAAAACAGCGCTCGATGTCATTAAAGCAGCAATCTTCGGTGCTGAAGAGTATGCCTTTGGTACAGGTGCACTGGTTATCGTCGGATGTATCATGCTGCGTGTCTGTCACCTGAATACCTGTGGTGTAGGTGTTGCGACACAGAACCCTCACCTCAGAGAGCGTTTCAAAGGGAATGTACAGAAAGTGGTCAACTACTTTACGCTCCTTGCCGAAGAGGTACGTGAGATCCTTGCTTCTCTGGGTTACAGATCACTTGAGGAGATCGTCGGTAAAACAGAATTGCTCAAGATCATCGATGACGAGTATGCCAAGAAGTTCGATTTCGAACAGTTCCTGAAAAAAGTGGACGGTGTCGATACCTGTCAGGTGCCGTTCAATGAACCGTATGACAAGAACGAGTATGAAAAAGCGATCGTCGAAGAGCTGATGCCAACAATCGAAGATCCGTCCAAGCCGGTTGTCATCAACAAAGAAGTCAGCAACCTGAACAGAAGTTTCGGTACAAGGATCTCCGGTGAGATCGCAGAGCGTCACGGCAACAAAGGGCTTCCTGACGATACTATCACGATCAACCTTACAGGGGTCGTCGGGCAGTCTCTCGGTGCCTTCCTTTCCGAAGGTGTGACCATCAATGTCCAGGGGGCAGGAAACGATTATATCGGTAAGGGAATGAACGGCGGGCGCATTGTCATTACCTCTTCCAAATCGGGACCGAAGTTCGCACTGGGCGGGAACACCTGTCTTTACGGTGCGACTGGCGGTACACTCTATATCAGTGGACAGGTCGGTGAGCGTTTTGCCGTACGTAACTCCGGAGCGACCACTATCGTTGAAGGCACGGGAGACCATCCTTGTGAGTACATGACAGGCGGTACAGTTGTCATTCTCGGCAATACCGGAGTGAACTTCGGTGCGGGTATGACCGGCGGTAAAGCATTTGTCTATGATGAAGAGGGTACGTTCTACGAAAAGCTGAACCCTGAACTGGTAGAAGCACTGCGTATAGATACCGATGAGCTGGATTTTGAAATGTTTGGACTCAAAAGACTTCTGCAAGACTATATTGAAAAAACAGGCAGTGAGAAAGCACAGTATATCCTTGACAATGCCAGAGAGTGTGTACGTAAGTTCTGGCTTGTAGTACCG
Coding sequences:
- a CDS encoding zinc ribbon domain-containing protein YjdM codes for the protein MENIPSCPKCGSEYTYEDGSLYICPECAHEWSKDEASEEEAGLVVRDANGNILEEGDTVTVIKDLKVKGSSGGIKVGTKIKGIHLVEGSDGHNIDCKVPGVGAIKLKQEFVKKA
- the recO gene encoding recombination protein RecO — protein: MKGFILSVRKVKNEDSIAMVLTAQNVRTYYRFFGARHSILQLGNLVDFEVEGEDGRFLPRLRSLSHIGFPWLFDKNRLLMWHNFIRLFEPHLKEAEEIDSFYYDLLLSAARKWEKQNPKRIVCESYIELLEYEGRLSPEKNCYICEQPIAEEIALIQALKPAHPACIYSPSLPTDKIMDFFRTKKTLFLEDHEVDHLFDVVMKGL
- the gltB gene encoding glutamate synthase large subunit, which codes for MRDLFTSFKDNCGFGLLCSIDNTPTHQNLEDAVTSLSRMMHRGAIAADGKTGDGSGLLLSLPRSFFEHVAAKDGIDLPEQYAVAMVFSRNESDFDVIEKICANNDLKVIYTRTVPVDTNALGEQALVTLPAIKQVFVVPRSVVATERFEALIYLSRKGIEHALKDDRDFYIPSFSTKVVSYKGLVMPTHIKEFYKDLADEHFKISFCLFHQRFSTNTLPEWRLAQPFRMIAHNGEINSVTANRFNVKAKMAAVKSDVFTDEEMARLTDVIQDGMSDSASLDNFMEFLRVNGVDFFKAARSLIPAPWHNAPLMDTDLKGFYEYASTCFEPWDGPAAVSMTDGRYIGCVLDRNGLRPAKYVITTDNRLLISSEYGVLQLPEEMIAQRGRLQSGEMMGVDLKYGKVLTTTDIDNYLKSMFPYNKWMGKNMSYLQEHVPNTHVEEVSTDHTVMEAKQRYFNYTLELMREVIKPMMTEGKETTGAMGDDTPIAAFSTQQRNFTDFFKQKFAQVTNPPIDPIREKSVTSLNTGFGEIRNVLSDDAEHAKRLKTVLPIMSAEKFAVLKEFGTEGNEKYDVAYKMASYSTTYTHDLKESLNALVEKIVADVRDRGIRTIVLDDRDLSEETKVLPMLMVVGRLNTVLLEEKLRHLSSIVAVTGEVFDPHSAACMIGYGVAAIYPYLLYYTVEQLADEDTDMTITLKRIRRAMGGGLLKIMSKMGISTVSSYRNSKLFDTIGLGDEIVSECFSGTHGLLKGLGYEDIDARLNSNHERAFTDAFKGKRKALYKGGYYKYKKGEEFHDFSRPTIAAIQQCALSGSKEDYKKLEELVDRRDKKFIRDFFELNSPREPISIDEVEPASEILKRFSSAAMSMGSISPEAHEVLAEAMNTIGAKSNSGEGGEDPARYGTIKNSKIKQIASGRFGVTPEYLRSAEELQIKVAQGAKPGEGGQLPGSKVSPLIASLRYTKPGVTLISPPPHHDIYSIEDLAQLIFDLKQINPKARIAVKLVSTAGVGTIAAGVAKAYADKIIISGGDGGTGAAPIGSIRFAGNPWELGLYEAHNSLKANNLRGNVTVETDGGLKTALDVIKAAIFGAEEYAFGTGALVIVGCIMLRVCHLNTCGVGVATQNPHLRERFKGNVQKVVNYFTLLAEEVREILASLGYRSLEEIVGKTELLKIIDDEYAKKFDFEQFLKKVDGVDTCQVPFNEPYDKNEYEKAIVEELMPTIEDPSKPVVINKEVSNLNRSFGTRISGEIAERHGNKGLPDDTITINLTGVVGQSLGAFLSEGVTINVQGAGNDYIGKGMNGGRIVITSSKSGPKFALGGNTCLYGATGGTLYISGQVGERFAVRNSGATTIVEGTGDHPCEYMTGGTVVILGNTGVNFGAGMTGGKAFVYDEEGTFYEKLNPELVEALRIDTDELDFEMFGLKRLLQDYIEKTGSEKAQYILDNARECVRKFWLVVPRGARPSLDANKKGE